CTGGCTTCAAAGCTCACAATCTTCCACTTCCCCAGCCGGTAGTTGTAAACCCTGGTGTAGCGATAGTGGCCGCTGATGTCGCTTGCCCCGTTGCTGCCGTTGATTTCCGCCCGCGAGGTCACCACTGCTGTGTCGCCGTAGATGCGCACCTTGGTGTCGCTCATATCCATCCTGGTGATGCGCATCGTGCCTGCCTTGCGCGACGCCAGCACCTGGGCCTTGGTCTCGATGGTTCCGTTCGCGGTGATCGCGATGTAGTCATCGGCCAGCAGCTTATCCATGTCTCCCACATTGTTGTTGAGCATGGCCTGCCGCCACTGGGATTCGACGGTTTCGATCTCCTTATGCTGCTCGTGCTTATCGCTGCGGTGCGGCAGCACGCCGCCACGGGAGGGGATAGCGCTCAGAAGAAACAGCGTGACGAAGACCAGAATGCAGGCAGTCTCTTGGGGAGTCAGACGACTTGGTGGGGAGAAGCGCATGCACGTATCGGATGGTAGTCCGGCGCGGAAGAGCGCGTCAAAGAGAAACGCCCTCGCCCTCATTGAAACGTGAAACCGCAGAGTAAATCATTTTTCCGCTAACCGTGCCAGGGTTAGCGGATGTGCACCAGCATTTGTGTGGGACAGAGTGATCAGGCGACGGCCGTCAGATTCTCTGACGCCCGCTCCCGCATTAACTGGTAGAGTCCTGCGATTGCATACTTTTGAAAGTGAGGTGACGCGCGGTGAGCCTCCAGGGCTTCCTTGTCCCGATACTGCTCATAGATCAGAATCGTGTCGGGATCGTCCTCGATGAAGTGCGGGATATAGTTGACGCAACCCGGTTCCTGCCGACTCAAGGTCGCAAGGTTCTTGAGAATTTCGACAACCTGCTGCCGATCTTCCCCGGCAAATCGCATGCGAACAGTAAAGGTGACCATGTGCCTCGTCTTCC
This DNA window, taken from Acidisarcina sp., encodes the following:
- a CDS encoding nuclear transport factor 2 family protein — translated: MRARAFLFDALFRAGLPSDTCMRFSPPSRLTPQETACILVFVTLFLLSAIPSRGGVLPHRSDKHEQHKEIETVESQWRQAMLNNNVGDMDKLLADDYIAITANGTIETKAQVLASRKAGTMRITRMDMSDTKVRIYGDTAVVTSRAEINGSNGASDISGHYRYTRVYNYRLGKWKIVSFEASRMRDPNALQKR
- a CDS encoding putative quinol monooxygenase; translation: MVTFTVRMRFAGEDRQQVVEILKNLATLSRQEPGCVNYIPHFIEDDPDTILIYEQYRDKEALEAHRASPHFQKYAIAGLYQLMRERASENLTAVA